In Streptomyces sp. NBC_01408, one DNA window encodes the following:
- a CDS encoding XdhC family protein: MLDIADGLRAWCAARREFALATVVAVSGSAPRGPGASLAVDDRGTALGSVSGGCVESAVHELCLDAIASGEGGLHRFGYSDDDAFAVGLTCGGVLDVLVTPVRGRDPVRPVLGSVLDAAAGGARAALARVVSGPPRQLGRALAVHADGSYEGGLDGGAALDRAAAGRVRALLLAGRTGTAELGTAGGLCGQPLTLLVESAAERPRLLVYGAIDFAAALARIGAFLGYRVTVCDARPVFATPERFPGADEVIVDWPHRHLAAERDAGRLDARTAVCVLTHDAKFDVPLLALALRLPLGYVGAMGSRRTHAERAGRLREEGVTRAALARLRSPIGLDLGGGTPEETALAIAAEFTAVRHGGSVAPLTGRREPIHRRPAGTKVP; this comes from the coding sequence ATGCTCGACATAGCCGACGGGCTACGCGCGTGGTGCGCCGCGCGGCGGGAATTCGCGCTGGCCACCGTGGTGGCGGTCAGCGGCAGCGCGCCGCGCGGCCCGGGAGCCTCGCTCGCCGTGGACGACCGGGGCACCGCGCTCGGCTCCGTTTCCGGGGGCTGCGTGGAGTCCGCCGTGCACGAGCTCTGCCTCGACGCGATCGCCTCCGGAGAGGGCGGCCTGCACCGCTTCGGCTACAGCGACGACGACGCCTTCGCCGTGGGGCTGACCTGCGGGGGAGTCCTCGACGTGCTGGTCACCCCGGTCCGCGGGCGCGACCCGGTGCGGCCCGTCCTCGGCTCGGTGCTCGACGCCGCCGCGGGCGGGGCGCGGGCCGCACTGGCCCGGGTGGTCTCCGGCCCGCCGCGCCAGCTCGGCCGGGCGCTCGCCGTCCACGCCGACGGATCCTACGAGGGCGGGCTGGACGGCGGCGCGGCCCTGGACCGGGCCGCCGCCGGACGCGTACGGGCCCTGCTGCTGGCCGGCCGCACCGGCACCGCCGAACTCGGCACGGCAGGAGGCCTGTGCGGGCAGCCCCTGACCCTGCTCGTCGAGTCCGCGGCCGAACGGCCCCGGCTGCTCGTATACGGAGCCATCGACTTCGCCGCCGCCCTGGCGCGGATCGGCGCCTTCCTCGGCTATCGGGTCACCGTCTGCGACGCCCGGCCCGTCTTCGCGACCCCGGAGCGCTTCCCGGGCGCCGACGAGGTGATCGTGGACTGGCCGCACCGGCACCTGGCCGCCGAACGGGACGCGGGCCGGCTGGACGCCCGTACCGCCGTCTGCGTCCTCACCCACGACGCCAAGTTCGACGTACCGCTGCTGGCGCTCGCCCTGCGGCTGCCGCTGGGGTACGTGGGCGCCATGGGCTCGCGGCGCACCCACGCCGAGCGGGCCGGACGGCTGCGCGAGGAAGGGGTGACCCGGGCCGCGCTGGCCCGGCTGCGCTCACCCATCGGCCTGGACCTGGGCGGCGGCACCCCCGAGGAGACCGCCCTGGCCATCGCCGCCGAGTTCACCGCCGTGCGGCACGGCGGCTCGGTGGCCCCGCTGACCGGCCGCCGCGAACCGATCCACCGGCGGCCCGCCGGGACCAAGGTCCCGTAG
- a CDS encoding transposase has product MARVVLPEDSEREISELIDVLISLLFESLPRRDQRNWARVYLNGLVQTTGKKTIRNIAGTGASSVEQSLQQFISKSPWDWTPVRRSLAQHLERTAQRPLAWVLQPMVIEKAGDRSVGVGRQFVPQLGRTANCQQASGIWLASSEASFPVEWTLTLPGPWTSELLRRRRAGIPDTARSLTPAQDAVNAVQRMAATWQLQRRPVVMEVANSDLPQSIESFALQDIPFVFKVDGTLPVSFGGAGRHKPGPHTAPARELIDSLRSQRRVVEWTRHGRGEGAVTLLTSASILATPSEDRLVPAPPTPLLLVGAWTEAALMPTEFWVTNIGDRPLAQLFLLAKLTDRVSLDFTETCEPAGIRDFEGRSFRGWHHHATLASVAHAAKLLGSRGREPESFPAATRSAAVRAAAARHPAARPPAPAVLPPRPLIPGQTARREYIR; this is encoded by the coding sequence ATGGCTCGCGTAGTCCTGCCGGAGGATTCCGAAAGGGAAATCTCCGAATTGATCGATGTACTGATCTCTCTGCTCTTCGAGTCCTTACCCCGGCGGGACCAGCGAAACTGGGCCCGCGTTTATCTGAACGGCCTCGTGCAGACCACCGGCAAGAAAACCATCCGTAACATTGCCGGAACGGGCGCCAGTTCCGTGGAGCAGAGCCTCCAGCAGTTCATCAGCAAGTCCCCCTGGGACTGGACTCCGGTGCGCCGCTCCCTCGCCCAGCACCTCGAACGCACCGCCCAGCGCCCGCTGGCCTGGGTGCTGCAGCCCATGGTGATAGAGAAGGCCGGCGACCGCTCGGTCGGCGTCGGCCGGCAGTTCGTCCCGCAGCTCGGCCGCACCGCCAACTGCCAGCAGGCCAGCGGGATCTGGCTCGCATCCAGCGAGGCCAGCTTCCCGGTCGAGTGGACCCTCACCCTCCCGGGGCCCTGGACCAGCGAACTGCTGCGCAGGCGGCGGGCCGGAATCCCCGACACGGCCCGCTCGCTCACCCCCGCCCAGGACGCGGTGAACGCCGTACAGCGGATGGCCGCGACCTGGCAGCTCCAGCGCCGCCCCGTGGTGATGGAGGTCGCCAACAGCGATCTCCCGCAGAGCATCGAGTCCTTCGCACTCCAGGACATCCCCTTCGTCTTCAAGGTCGACGGCACGCTGCCCGTCTCCTTCGGCGGCGCGGGACGGCACAAGCCCGGGCCGCACACGGCACCCGCCCGGGAACTCATCGACTCCCTGCGCTCCCAGCGCCGCGTCGTCGAGTGGACCCGGCACGGCCGCGGAGAAGGAGCAGTGACCCTGCTGACCTCCGCCTCGATCCTCGCCACCCCCAGCGAGGACCGGCTCGTGCCCGCTCCGCCCACCCCCCTCCTGCTGGTCGGAGCCTGGACCGAAGCCGCCCTGATGCCCACCGAGTTCTGGGTCACCAACATCGGGGACCGGCCGCTCGCCCAGCTCTTCCTGCTCGCCAAACTCACCGACCGGGTCTCCCTCGACTTCACGGAGACCTGCGAACCCGCGGGCATCCGCGACTTCGAGGGCCGCTCCTTCCGGGGCTGGCACCACCACGCCACCCTGGCGAGCGTGGCCCACGCGGCGAAACTGCTCGGCTCGCGCGGCCGGGAGCCCGAGAGCTTTCCCGCAGCCACCCGGTCGGCCGCCGTCCGGGCGGCGGCGGCCCGGCATCCCGCCGCCCGCCCTCCCGCCCCGGCGGTCCTGCCGCCGCGGCCGCTCATCCCCGGACAGACCGCGCGCCGCGAGTACATCCGCTGA
- a CDS encoding MFS transporter: MHPAAHRAAHAAGPARGSGFWVVGAVLVLLMLSSSVPSALYVLYQQQWGLSSGIITVVFALYAVTVLAGLLLFGSLSDTLGRRPVLGAGLVLAIVSMALFAAADGLALLLAARAVQGLAVGLATGAMGAALLELAPPSRPALGAQVNSAGPTVGIGLGGIGAGLLVQFAPAPTVLSYLLLIGAFALGLVGVVRMRESAPGAGGRFRVVPHRIHVPAGARGRFAVLVLSIVAVWSVGGFYLSLGPHLVLSLLESTNYLVGGGTVALLAGAATVAQLLLGRTEALRTAVIGLCGLLAGLGLVLLALGLGSAPVFLVATAVLGSGWGAAFLGSFRALSALADPAHRGELTAAVYVFAYLAMSVPAVLAGMLTNIHGLHRTSVGFMAAVAGVCALALLATLRLAARTKAEGSTA; the protein is encoded by the coding sequence GTGCACCCAGCCGCGCACCGGGCCGCGCACGCGGCCGGCCCGGCCAGAGGCTCCGGCTTCTGGGTGGTGGGCGCGGTACTCGTCCTGCTGATGCTCTCCTCCTCCGTCCCGTCCGCCCTCTACGTCCTCTACCAGCAGCAATGGGGCCTGTCCTCCGGGATCATCACGGTGGTCTTCGCCCTGTACGCGGTCACGGTCCTGGCCGGCCTGCTGCTGTTCGGCTCGCTCTCCGACACCCTGGGCCGGCGCCCCGTCCTGGGCGCCGGCCTGGTCCTGGCGATCGTCTCCATGGCCCTGTTCGCCGCCGCCGACGGGCTCGCGCTGCTGCTCGCCGCCCGCGCCGTGCAGGGGCTCGCCGTGGGTCTGGCCACCGGCGCGATGGGCGCGGCCCTGCTCGAACTCGCCCCGCCCTCCAGGCCCGCGCTCGGCGCCCAGGTCAACAGCGCGGGGCCGACCGTGGGCATCGGGCTGGGCGGGATCGGCGCCGGGCTGCTCGTGCAGTTCGCGCCCGCGCCGACCGTACTGAGCTACCTCCTGCTGATCGGGGCCTTCGCCCTCGGCCTGGTGGGCGTGGTCCGGATGCGGGAGAGCGCGCCCGGGGCGGGAGGCCGCTTCCGGGTGGTCCCGCACCGGATCCACGTACCGGCCGGAGCCCGCGGCCGCTTCGCCGTCCTCGTCCTGTCGATCGTCGCCGTCTGGTCGGTGGGCGGGTTCTACCTCTCGCTCGGCCCGCACCTGGTGCTGTCGCTGCTGGAGTCCACCAACTACCTCGTCGGCGGGGGCACCGTGGCCCTGCTCGCCGGCGCCGCCACCGTGGCCCAGCTGCTGCTCGGCCGCACCGAGGCCCTGCGCACCGCCGTCATCGGCCTGTGCGGGCTGCTCGCCGGGCTGGGCCTGGTCCTGCTGGCGCTGGGCCTCGGCTCGGCGCCGGTGTTCCTGGTGGCCACCGCGGTGCTCGGCAGCGGCTGGGGCGCGGCGTTCCTCGGCTCCTTCCGGGCGCTGAGCGCGCTCGCCGATCCCGCGCACCGCGGTGAACTGACCGCGGCCGTCTACGTCTTCGCGTACCTGGCGATGAGCGTCCCGGCGGTGCTCGCCGGGATGCTCACCAACATCCACGGGCTGCACCGCACCTCGGTCGGCTTCATGGCCGCCGTCGCCGGGGTGTGCGCGCTCGCCCTGCTGGCCACCCTGCGGCTGGCCGCCCGTACCAAGGCCGAGGGGAGCACGGCATGA
- a CDS encoding TMEM175 family protein, producing the protein MEHETGRVEAFSDGVFAIIITILVLELKVPEETGSEFWHGVREQWPHYAAYVVSFLIIGVMWVNHHTIFSHLKRVDRPLLFLNLLVLMVVSVIPYTTTVLAEHLVEDGKSANAAAVLYSAVTVAYALAFMAFWWYVTRVGHLFHEQVDKDGARATRVRFGLGAIAYPLTVLLAFISAPLTLVAHFLIAIYYAANQIPIPLVVEEERLETASDLRK; encoded by the coding sequence ATGGAACACGAAACCGGGCGCGTCGAGGCATTCAGCGACGGTGTATTCGCCATCATCATCACGATCCTTGTTCTGGAATTGAAGGTTCCGGAAGAAACGGGATCGGAGTTCTGGCACGGGGTCCGGGAACAGTGGCCGCATTACGCCGCCTATGTGGTGAGTTTCCTCATCATCGGCGTCATGTGGGTGAACCACCACACCATCTTCAGTCACCTCAAGCGGGTGGACCGACCGCTGTTGTTCCTGAATCTCCTGGTGCTGATGGTGGTATCGGTGATTCCCTACACGACCACCGTTCTCGCCGAACACCTCGTCGAGGACGGGAAGTCGGCGAACGCGGCCGCTGTCCTCTACAGTGCCGTCACCGTGGCCTACGCCCTCGCCTTCATGGCCTTCTGGTGGTACGTCACCCGGGTCGGCCACCTCTTCCACGAGCAGGTGGACAAGGACGGCGCCCGCGCCACCCGGGTGCGTTTCGGTCTCGGCGCGATCGCGTACCCGCTCACCGTCCTGCTGGCGTTCATCTCCGCACCGCTGACTCTTGTCGCACACTTCCTGATCGCGATCTACTATGCGGCGAACCAGATCCCCATCCCCCTCGTGGTAGAGGAAGAGCGGCTCGAAACTGCCAGCGACCTCAGGAAGTAG
- a CDS encoding ATP-binding protein — MNTPELRSALHGLEIFAAITEEQLDWLVSVSEPRVLSDGEVLFRDGQEATGFHVLLSGGLVVTKVVDGREEVLTRHSTEEESAAAEDHDGKPSAAHRFTGELPLLTEGSYVATAAASGPSTTVVAYSRPVFFEMLTRCHGVAAVLLPVLAWRIKSSEVQARKRATVEALGTLAAGLAHELNNPAAAVARAAQELAPALERLTRTAQAWGASATGAERAVFDRLSEELDKLPPPEITDPLAQADAEEEIADWAEEAGAERSGLLGSGVSDLGVELGWLLERLEGVGEPALAAGLDHLAALLEIRSLAAELRAAGPRISQLVAATRDYANLDRAPEQRFSVTDGLENTLVVLRAKLAGISIVRAYEPGLPELTGYPSELNQVWTNLVDNAAEAMEGSGVLTLRARAEGICMVVEIADTGRGIPEESLPRIFEPFYTTKDVGKGTGLGLHLSYRIVTQRHSGSITARSRPGETRMVVRLPFAGTAASCAPPAAPAGAPVSTSPSSSSSTS; from the coding sequence ATGAACACCCCGGAGCTGCGCTCCGCCCTGCACGGGCTCGAGATCTTCGCCGCGATCACCGAGGAGCAGCTGGACTGGCTGGTCTCGGTGTCCGAGCCGCGGGTCCTCTCCGACGGAGAGGTGCTGTTCCGCGACGGCCAGGAGGCCACGGGCTTCCACGTCCTGCTCTCGGGCGGGCTGGTGGTCACCAAGGTCGTCGACGGCCGCGAGGAGGTGCTCACCCGGCACTCCACCGAGGAGGAGAGCGCGGCCGCCGAGGACCACGACGGCAAGCCCTCCGCCGCCCACCGGTTCACCGGGGAGCTCCCGCTGCTCACGGAGGGCTCGTACGTGGCCACCGCGGCCGCGAGCGGGCCGTCGACCACGGTCGTCGCCTACTCCAGGCCGGTCTTCTTCGAGATGCTGACCCGCTGCCACGGAGTGGCCGCCGTACTGCTGCCGGTCCTGGCCTGGCGGATCAAGTCCTCCGAGGTGCAGGCCCGCAAGCGGGCCACCGTGGAGGCCCTCGGCACCCTCGCCGCGGGACTGGCGCACGAACTGAACAACCCGGCGGCCGCCGTGGCCCGGGCCGCGCAGGAGCTGGCCCCCGCCCTGGAGCGGCTCACCCGCACCGCCCAGGCCTGGGGGGCGTCCGCGACGGGCGCCGAGCGCGCCGTCTTCGACCGGCTGTCCGAAGAGCTGGACAAGCTGCCGCCCCCGGAGATCACCGATCCGCTGGCCCAGGCCGACGCCGAGGAGGAGATCGCCGACTGGGCCGAGGAGGCGGGCGCCGAACGCTCCGGCCTGCTCGGCTCGGGGGTCTCGGACCTCGGGGTGGAGCTGGGCTGGCTGCTGGAGCGGCTGGAGGGGGTCGGCGAACCGGCCCTGGCCGCGGGGCTGGACCACCTGGCGGCGCTGCTGGAGATCCGCTCGCTGGCGGCGGAGCTGCGCGCGGCCGGCCCCAGGATCTCCCAGCTGGTGGCCGCCACCCGGGATTACGCCAATCTCGACCGCGCCCCCGAGCAGCGGTTCTCGGTGACCGACGGACTGGAGAACACGCTGGTCGTCCTGCGTGCCAAGCTCGCCGGGATCAGCATCGTGCGCGCGTACGAACCCGGCCTGCCCGAACTGACGGGCTACCCGAGCGAGTTGAACCAGGTGTGGACCAACCTGGTCGACAACGCGGCCGAGGCCATGGAGGGGTCCGGTGTGCTCACGCTGCGCGCCCGGGCCGAGGGGATCTGCATGGTCGTGGAGATCGCCGACACCGGCCGCGGCATCCCCGAGGAATCCCTGCCGCGGATCTTCGAACCCTTCTACACCACCAAGGACGTGGGCAAGGGCACGGGCCTGGGGCTGCACCTCAGCTACCGCATCGTGACCCAGCGCCACAGCGGGTCCATCACGGCCCGCTCGCGTCCCGGAGAGACCCGGATGGTGGTCCGGCTGCCCTTCGCCGGCACCGCCGCGTCCTGCGCCCCACCTGCCGCACCAGCCGGTGCGCCCGTCTCCACCAGTCCCTCCAGCAGTTCCTCCACCAGTTGA
- a CDS encoding nuclear transport factor 2 family protein produces the protein MAKYDISKLHPVFVRQMDALAALDIEAVMKNYTDDAVLLRFEGVSVGIDAVRETFTGYLTVKPTLVELQEYIETEDTIFYRAIMNLNGEPEHAFGTLVVRDGRIWRQTAGFGG, from the coding sequence ATGGCCAAGTACGACATCTCCAAGCTGCACCCGGTGTTCGTCCGCCAGATGGACGCGCTGGCCGCACTGGACATCGAGGCGGTGATGAAGAACTACACCGACGACGCCGTACTGCTGCGCTTCGAAGGGGTCTCGGTCGGCATCGACGCCGTTCGTGAGACGTTCACCGGCTATCTCACCGTGAAGCCCACCCTGGTCGAACTCCAGGAGTACATCGAGACCGAAGACACCATCTTCTACCGGGCGATCATGAACCTGAACGGTGAACCGGAGCACGCGTTCGGGACACTTGTGGTCCGCGATGGCCGAATCTGGCGGCAGACGGCCGGGTTCGGCGGCTGA
- a CDS encoding DUF1992 domain-containing protein, with protein sequence MTERKPPGVSFESWTDRQIREAEERGAFADLPGFGKPLAEVDEPYDELWWIRKKMAREGMTSMLPPALALRKEAEDALAAVAAAPSERAVRDLLEPVNEKIAAALLRPPPGPPLGRGRIDVDEAVREWREARGKA encoded by the coding sequence GTGACGGAGCGCAAACCCCCGGGCGTGAGCTTCGAGTCCTGGACGGACCGGCAGATCCGCGAGGCCGAGGAGCGCGGCGCATTCGCCGACCTGCCCGGTTTCGGCAAGCCGCTGGCCGAGGTGGACGAGCCGTACGACGAACTGTGGTGGATCCGCAAGAAGATGGCCCGCGAGGGCATGACCTCGATGCTTCCGCCGGCCCTGGCCCTGCGCAAGGAGGCCGAGGACGCGCTGGCCGCGGTGGCCGCTGCGCCGTCCGAGCGGGCCGTACGGGATCTGCTGGAGCCGGTCAACGAGAAGATCGCCGCGGCGCTGCTCAGGCCGCCGCCGGGCCCGCCGCTCGGCCGGGGGCGGATCGATGTGGACGAGGCCGTCCGGGAGTGGCGCGAGGCCCGCGGGAAGGCGTGA
- a CDS encoding GuaB1 family IMP dehydrogenase-related protein gives MRFLNDLKPPYDLTYDDVFMVPSRSAVGSRQGVDLSAPDGTGTTIPLVVANMTAIAGRRMAETVARRGGIVVIPQDIPIEIVTDVISWVKTRHLVLDTPITLAPTQTVADALSLLPKRAHGAGVVVDAEGRPVGVVTDHDLTGVDRFTQLSEVMSKELLLIDADIDPREAFNQLDAGHRKLAPAVDKDGRLVGILTRKGALRATLYTPATDANGKLRIAAAVGINGDFVAKAKQLLDAGVDTLVIDTAHGHQESMLNAIKAVRALDPQVPIVAGNIVAAEGVKDLIDAGADIIKVGVGPGAMCTTRMMTGVGRPQFSAVLECAAEAKKYGKHVWADGGVRHPRDVAMALAAGASNVMIGSWFAGTYESPGDLQQSADGRLYKESFGMASARAVQNRTSEESAYDRARKGLFEEGISTSRMFLDPTRPGVEDLIDSIIAGVRSSCTYAGAGSLAEFEEKAVVGIQSAAGYAEGKPLHASWS, from the coding sequence GTGCGTTTCCTCAATGACCTGAAGCCGCCGTACGACCTGACGTACGACGATGTGTTCATGGTGCCGAGCCGCTCCGCGGTCGGTTCCCGCCAGGGCGTGGACCTCTCCGCGCCCGACGGCACCGGCACCACCATTCCCCTCGTGGTCGCGAACATGACCGCCATCGCCGGCCGTCGCATGGCCGAGACCGTGGCCCGCCGCGGCGGCATCGTCGTGATCCCGCAGGACATCCCGATCGAGATCGTCACCGACGTCATCTCCTGGGTGAAGACCCGCCACCTCGTGCTCGACACCCCGATCACGCTGGCGCCCACCCAGACCGTCGCCGACGCCCTGTCCCTGCTGCCCAAGCGCGCCCACGGCGCCGGTGTCGTCGTCGACGCCGAGGGCCGCCCGGTCGGCGTCGTCACCGACCACGACCTGACCGGTGTGGACCGCTTCACCCAGCTCTCCGAGGTCATGTCGAAGGAGCTGCTGCTCATCGACGCCGACATCGACCCCCGCGAGGCCTTCAACCAGCTCGACGCCGGCCACCGCAAGCTGGCCCCCGCCGTCGACAAGGACGGCAGGCTCGTCGGCATCCTCACCCGCAAGGGCGCCCTGCGGGCCACCCTGTACACCCCGGCCACGGACGCGAACGGCAAGCTGCGCATCGCCGCGGCCGTCGGCATCAACGGCGACTTCGTGGCCAAGGCCAAGCAGCTGCTCGACGCGGGCGTGGACACGCTCGTCATCGACACCGCGCACGGCCACCAGGAGTCGATGCTCAACGCGATCAAGGCCGTCCGCGCGCTGGACCCGCAGGTCCCGATCGTGGCGGGCAACATCGTCGCCGCCGAGGGCGTCAAGGACCTCATCGACGCCGGCGCCGACATCATCAAGGTCGGCGTGGGCCCCGGCGCCATGTGCACCACCCGCATGATGACCGGCGTGGGCCGCCCGCAGTTCTCCGCGGTGCTGGAGTGCGCGGCCGAGGCGAAGAAGTACGGCAAGCACGTCTGGGCCGACGGCGGCGTCCGCCACCCGCGCGACGTGGCGATGGCGCTGGCCGCCGGCGCCTCCAACGTCATGATCGGCTCCTGGTTCGCCGGTACGTACGAGTCCCCGGGCGACCTCCAGCAGTCCGCCGACGGGCGCCTGTACAAGGAGTCCTTCGGCATGGCCTCCGCCCGCGCCGTGCAGAACCGCACGAGCGAGGAGTCGGCCTACGACCGCGCCCGCAAGGGGCTGTTCGAGGAGGGCATCTCCACCTCGCGCATGTTCCTCGACCCGACCCGTCCGGGCGTCGAGGACCTGATCGACTCGATCATCGCGGGCGTCCGCTCCTCCTGCACCTACGCCGGTGCCGGCTCCCTCGCGGAGTTCGAGGAGAAGGCCGTGGTCGGCATCCAGTCCGCCGCCGGCTACGCCGAGGGCAAGCCGCTGCACGCCAGCTGGAGCTAG
- a CDS encoding sigma-70 family RNA polymerase sigma factor — translation MTSTLTRHTEAHALARLHSEHGKALYGFLLGLTFGDRHRAEDLLQETLVRAWKHPEALESGHASMRPWLYTVARRLAIDARRARQVRPSEVGPDALKNAPAADDRTEQAVAALDVREALRLLSPEHRAVLVQIYFRGASVCEAAEALGVPAGTVKSRTHYALRALRAAMPGYGPAAPGGRAAA, via the coding sequence GTGACCAGTACGCTCACCCGGCACACCGAGGCGCACGCCCTCGCCCGGCTCCACAGCGAGCACGGCAAGGCCCTGTACGGCTTCCTCCTCGGCCTGACCTTCGGCGACCGGCACCGGGCCGAGGACCTCCTCCAGGAGACCCTCGTCCGCGCCTGGAAGCACCCCGAGGCACTGGAGAGCGGCCACGCCTCCATGCGGCCCTGGCTGTACACCGTCGCCCGGCGGCTCGCCATCGACGCCCGCCGCGCCCGCCAGGTCCGGCCCTCCGAGGTCGGGCCGGACGCCCTGAAGAACGCCCCGGCCGCCGACGACCGCACCGAGCAGGCCGTCGCCGCCCTCGACGTCCGCGAGGCCCTGCGATTACTCAGCCCCGAGCACCGCGCCGTGCTCGTGCAGATCTACTTCCGCGGCGCCTCCGTGTGCGAGGCCGCCGAGGCGCTGGGCGTGCCCGCCGGAACCGTGAAGTCCCGCACCCACTACGCCCTGCGGGCCCTGCGCGCCGCCATGCCCGGCTACGGGCCCGCCGCCCCCGGGGGCCGCGCCGCCGCCTGA